The following are from one region of the Oncorhynchus masou masou isolate Uvic2021 chromosome 24, UVic_Omas_1.1, whole genome shotgun sequence genome:
- the LOC135512607 gene encoding syntaxin-6-like isoform X1, with product MSMEDPFFVVKGEVQKAVNTAQELYHRWSELLLDPSGASKEEVDWTTNELRNSLRSIDWDLEDLDETISIVESNPKKFNLDTVELSKRKGFITSTRQTVKEMKDHMSSPTALAMSDKKNRQALLGDSGSQGPIWQPGLDKYTRLDQELQTANSQFIEEQQTQQQLMAEQQDDQLELVSGSIGVLKNMSERIGMELDEQTVMLDDFSHEMESTHSRLDNVMKKLAKVSNMTTDRRQWCAIGILLAILFVVVILFFIL from the exons ATGTCTATGGAAGATCCGTTCTTCGTCGTCAAAGG TGAGGTCCAGAAGGCGGTGAACACTGCTCAAGAGCTGTACCATAGATGGAGCGAGCTGCTGCTGGATCCCAGTGGTGCTTCCAAGGAGGAGGTGGATTGGACCACCAATGAGTTGAGAAACAGTCTGCGGTCCATCGACTGGGACCTGGAAGATCTCGATGAGACCATC AGTATTGTTGAATCGAACCCTAAGAAGTTCAATCTGGACACAGTGGAGCTGTCCAAACGGAAAGGCTTCATCACAAGCACCAGACAAACTGTTAAG GAAATGAAAGACCACATGTCCAGTCCGACAGCCTTAGCCATGTCCGACAAGAAAAACAGACAG GCTCTGTTAGGGGACAGTGGGTCTCAAGGCCCAATCTGGCAACCGGGACTCGACAAATACACCCGCCTGGACCAAGAGCTACAGACGGCCAACTCCCAGTTCATCGAGGAGCAGCAAACCCAGCAGCAG ctcatGGCAGAGCAGCAGGATGACCAGCTGGAGCTGGTGTCTGGGTCCATCGGGGTGCTGAAGAACATGTCTGAGAGGATTGGCATGGAGTTGGACGAACAGACAGT TATGCTGGATGACTTCTCCCATGAGATGGAAAGTACCCACTCCAGACTGGACAACGTCATGAAGAAGCTGGCCAAGGTCTCCAACATGACCACTG ACCGGCGACAGTGGTGTGCTATTGGTATTCTACTGGCCATTCTGTTTGTGGTCGTCATTCTCTTCTTCATCCTGTGA
- the LOC135512607 gene encoding syntaxin-6-like isoform X2, whose amino-acid sequence MSMEDPFFVVKGEVQKAVNTAQELYHRWSELLLDPSGASKEEVDWTTNELRNSLRSIDWDLEDLDETISIVESNPKKFNLDTVELSKRKGFITSTRQTVKEMKDHMSSPTALAMSDKKNRQALLGDSGSQGPIWQPGLDKYTRLDQELQTANSQFIEEQQTQQQLMAEQQDDQLELVSGSIGVLKNMSERIGMELDEQTVMLDDFSLVVCWMTSLL is encoded by the exons ATGTCTATGGAAGATCCGTTCTTCGTCGTCAAAGG TGAGGTCCAGAAGGCGGTGAACACTGCTCAAGAGCTGTACCATAGATGGAGCGAGCTGCTGCTGGATCCCAGTGGTGCTTCCAAGGAGGAGGTGGATTGGACCACCAATGAGTTGAGAAACAGTCTGCGGTCCATCGACTGGGACCTGGAAGATCTCGATGAGACCATC AGTATTGTTGAATCGAACCCTAAGAAGTTCAATCTGGACACAGTGGAGCTGTCCAAACGGAAAGGCTTCATCACAAGCACCAGACAAACTGTTAAG GAAATGAAAGACCACATGTCCAGTCCGACAGCCTTAGCCATGTCCGACAAGAAAAACAGACAG GCTCTGTTAGGGGACAGTGGGTCTCAAGGCCCAATCTGGCAACCGGGACTCGACAAATACACCCGCCTGGACCAAGAGCTACAGACGGCCAACTCCCAGTTCATCGAGGAGCAGCAAACCCAGCAGCAG ctcatGGCAGAGCAGCAGGATGACCAGCTGGAGCTGGTGTCTGGGTCCATCGGGGTGCTGAAGAACATGTCTGAGAGGATTGGCATGGAGTTGGACGAACAGACAGT TATGCTGGATGACTTCTCTCTTGTAGTATGCTGGATGACTTCTCTCTTGTAG